From Oryza sativa Japonica Group chromosome 4, ASM3414082v1, one genomic window encodes:
- the LOC4336250 gene encoding inositol transporter 1, translating to MTIDLSMPGSSGLLDDVGGKKHMNFFSNRYVLALTGAAGIGGFLFGYDTGVISGALLYIRDDFPAVRDNYFLQETIVSMALVGAIIGAAGGGWINDTYGRRKSTLVADMLFALGSLVMCAAGGPYILILGRLLVGLGVGIASVTAPVYIAEAAPSEIRGGLVSTNVLMITGGQFFSYLINLGFTEVPGTWRWMLGVAAVPAILQFVLMLFLPESPRWLFWKDEKAKAISVLEKIYDSDRLEEEVELLASSSMHEFQSDGTGSYLDIFKSKELRLAFFAGAGLQAFQQFTGINTVMYYSPTIVQMAGFTSNKLALLLSLIVAGMNAAGTIVGIYLIDRCGRRRLALTSLAGVVVSLAILAMAFILQSSSDICSNALNGACQGALGWFAVAGLALYIAFFSPGMGPVPWAVNSEIYPEAYRGMCGGMSATVNWVSNLIVAQTFLSIVGLVGTGLTFLIIAGIAVLAFIFVALYVPETKGLSFEQVELLWKERAWGNQGNRQSLLGAAP from the exons ATGACGATCGATTTGTCCATGCCCGGGAGCTCCGGGCTCCTGGACGACGTAGGGGGGAAGAAGCACATGAATTTCTTCAGCAACCGCTACGTGCTCGCGCTCACGGGCGCCGCAGGAATCGGCGGGTTCCTCTTTGGCTACGACACAG GTGTCATATCTGGAGCCCTTTTGTATATTCGGGATGACTTTCCAGCAGTCAGAGACAATTATTTCTTACAG GAGACAATCGTTAGCATGGCATTGGTAGGAGCCATCATTGGAGCAGCTGGCGGCGGCTGGATCAATGATACATACGGCCGTAGGAAGTCTACTCTTGTGGCTGACATGCTGTTTGCACTTGGCTCACTTGTTATGTGTGCTGCTGGTGGTCCTTACATTCTGATTCTTGGAAGGCTTCTTGTTGGCTTGGGTGTGGGTATAGCATCAGTCACAGCGCCAGTTTACATTGCTGAAGCTGCTCCTTCGGAAATTAGGGGAGGTTTGGTGTCAACTAATGTACTCATGATTACTGGTGGTCAATTCTTCTCCTACCTCATCAATCTTGGCTTTACTGAG GTTCCTGGAACATGGCGCTGGATGCTCGGAGTTGCTGCTGTGCCTGCAATTCTACAGTTTGTTCTGATGCTTTTTTTGCCAGAATCTCCCCGTTGGCTTTTCTGGAAG GATGAGAAAGCAAAAGCTATTTCTGTCCTAGAGAAGATTTATGACTCTGACCGTCTAGAGGAAGAGGTAGAGCTTCTTGCTTCTTCTTCAATGCATGAATTTCAGTCTGATGGTACTGGGAGCTATTTGGACATTTTCAAGTCAAAGGAACTAAGGCTAGCATTTTTTGCTGGAGCTGGTCTTCAG GCGTTCCAGCAATTTACTGGCATCAACACTGTCATGTACTACAGCCCAACAATTGTCCAGATGGCTGGGTTTACCTCCAACAAGTTGGCATTGCTCCTTTCCCTCATAGTCGCTGGTATGAATGCCGCTGGGACCATTGTTGGAATCTACCTGATTGACCGCTGTGGCCGGCGTCGCCTGGCCCTTACAAGCTTGGCTGGTGTGGTGGTCTCCCTCGCCATCCTAGCAATGGCCTTCATACTGCAGTCATCATCAGATATCTGTTCGAATGCACTCAATGGTGCCTGCCAAGGTGCACTGGGATGGTTCGCGGTGGCGGGACTCGCTCTATACATCGCCTTCTTCTCCCCAGGCATGGGGCCAGTTCCATGGGCAGTGAACTCCGAGATCTACCCCGAGGCATACCGTGGAATGTGTGGTGGCATGTCAGCCACTGTCAACTGGGTATCTAACCTGATTGTGGCACAAACATTCCTCTCGATCGTCGGGTTGGTTGGGACCGGCCTGACCTTCCTGATCATCGCCGGAATAGCGGTGCTGGCCTTCATCTTCGTGGCTCTCTACGTGCCGGAGACTAAAGGCCTCAGCTTTGAGCAGGTTGAGCTCCTGTGGAAGGAGAGAGCATGGGGAAACCAGGGCAATCGCCAGAGCCTTTTGGGCGCTGCACCGTAG